Proteins co-encoded in one Carassius gibelio isolate Cgi1373 ecotype wild population from Czech Republic chromosome A15, carGib1.2-hapl.c, whole genome shotgun sequence genomic window:
- the LOC128029297 gene encoding rho GTPase-activating protein 32 isoform X1, translating into MEACSGTAAATHGRAPTPLRDACSHDPCVGPHPEEDEGEEDRSSQPAETAGWEDAIAVMTQGAPMVPELPAESSLRSCASTASMKVKNVKKLSLTKGHFPRLAECAHFHYEIVDFGSVQLSLSEDQNDLTHNGLDSKESVYLVQICCQGRKWIVRRSYEEFRVLDKHLHLCIYDRRFSQLPQLPRIDSLKDRAETLSLMLTAYISRLSAIADNKINCGPALTWMEIDNKGNHLLVHDESSINVPAVAAAHVIKRYIAQAADELSFEVGDIVSVIDMPPKEDTGWWRGKHGFQVGFFPSECVELISEKIPSNVTNSLAKPVSKKHGKLITFLRTFMKSRPTKQKLKQRGILKERVFGCDLGEHLLNSGHDVPQVIRSCTEFIERHGVVDGIYRLSGISSNIQKLRHEFDSEHVPDLTKDSYIQDIHSMGSLCKLYFRELPNPLLTYQLYEKFSDAVSAATDEERLVKVHDVIQQLPPPHYRTLEFLMRHLSRMGTYSAVTNMHCKNLAIVWAPNLLRSKQIESACFNGTSAFLEVRVQSVVVEFILNHVDVLFSPKLSTLIRHSTGHMTLARPKSLLVSSPSTKLLSLEEAQARTQAQLISPVSPDSKYIDVGEGPAALQGKFHTVIDFPSERKKGSTKVKKSPVGNWFSFFNMGKSSATAKPKLHRHPSEPSETKTAPLPGGRGDSGTLRSAKSEESLSSSHNFEGGSNIYRPRRPLSTSDALSVSFSEELLDSRLTGDSRSSLKDHKKDTVSSSSCVPALISPPHPAADSQFLGIASLDIDPLAFQSTQLLDPTPSESKKRGNHKKVGGSHIESKTSDKVTSPSQPPDLIPQRSEDANHKPSEVPVTSSNLELSNSKTGHESTAKSSVAKNSTVSCPSDIMSLVKKPSVSTKGGEGHQRSASFCKAESRSTDVKQHRRADSGAVTFECTPGLVRSVSLITPQPSVKSAARMLALALAESAQQATRLSKRGSSEPPTPVSPVHHQYPLFTLQFPPPLQTSSDREERYVSSRTLPDPSSTMSTESRTDAGSLRSTCACHDSESGHSFSDGCDASAGGLCTHVPCQDFSPHRDPEIQQALESQTAMRDNIRHVGVGTDGGGSSLDAEMEVHGSLQPTPSDRFSSLDSHSAIEALHNKQAANAANFRAILAETSMPASVHEVLPQTSSTPPSVVYQYKPRDQRSAFSQQWSSPVGQSTPYYQPDDGHPNPRVLSRNYCSTLGPRSLHQSIKYKGQREDYSSAGIYKHRGPRYPPLDGASVYPTIRRVRSMHTPPEDKFFYLQRQGSQSKAYQKPPPSDIQQVRPYFEDGKVQYRYSPYSEARHNQYRENNHGYTLSYTLSKLPSRSSKVMGSTENYHKPLRNLPMNNESDFMTRDVSLQPKVKNPSLYKAFNSALSERHFSQSIRQENAAKERPLGPVGSQPHLRRGDRQCQETMHTRSRSNSGKEMLISTEGADGKYRVTMVSHYSPEHPLSEPDMPVPSKSDRHGSGQRARSALKMKQSRSMHNYPQHRLESVALPRNLTLHKEYSCPDFKQTGSSDGFGVANHNQDRLMYKTLSNSKEDYQYIRAISRDPQRSKRSQSVKTRHPAGQAKMTLERDHRLSFSSQSRTRTHSMFVPSRTDYSESYVSIRPKALKTSRASSGVCPSYGCMPLHSNRLYSTAVGHTGFHQRELRPEMQIYAE; encoded by the exons ATGGAGGCGTGCAGTGGGACTGCAGCAGCGACACACGGCAGAGCTCCAACACCTCTGAGAGACGCATGCAGCCATGATCCCTGTGTAGG GCCCCACCCAGAGGAGGATGAGGGGGAGGAAGATAGGAGCTCGCAGCCAGCGGAGACTGCAGGCTGGGAGGACGCCATTGCtgttatg ACACAAGGAGCACCGATGGTCCCTGAACTGCCTGCCGAATCTTCTCTGCGCTCATGTGCCAGCACGGCCAGCATGAAGGTCAAGAACGTCAAAAA attGTCCCTCACCAAAGGCCATTTTCCCAGGCTGGCAGAATGTGCCCACTTCCACTATGAGATTGTTGACTTCGGCTCTGTGCAG CTGTCTTTATCTGAGGATCAGAACGACCTCACACACAATGGCCTGGACTCAAAGGAGTCAGTGTATCTGGTCCAGATCTGTTGCCAG GGTCGTAAGTGGATAGTGAGGCGTTCATACGAAGAGTTTAGAGTCCTTGACAAGCATCTCCACCTCTGTATCTATGATAGAAGATTCTCTCAGCTACCTCAGCTGCCCCGTATAGACAGCCTTAAGGACAGAGCTGAG ACACTTTCCCTGATGCTCACTGCATACATTTCCCGTCTTTCAGCCATCGCTGATAACAAGATCAACTGCGGGCCAGCTCTCACATGGATGGAG ATTGATAACAAAGGGAATCACCTGCTGGTTCATGATGAATCCTCTATTAATGTTCCCGCTGTAGCTGCGGCCCATGTCATAAAGCGCTACATCGCCCAAGCAGCAGATGAACTCTCTTTTGAG GTAGGAGACATAGTGTCAGTGATAGATATGCCTCCAAAAGAAGACACTGGCTGGTGGAGGGGCAAACATGGATTTCAA GTGGGATTCTTTCCttctgaatgtgtggaactcatTAGTGAGAAAATCCCTTCAAATGTGACCAACTCTTTGGCCAAACCAG TGTCTAAGAAGCACGGCAAGCTGATCACATTTCTGCGCACGTTCATGAAGTCGCGTCCCACCAAGCAGAAGCTGAAACAGCGAGGTATCCTGAAAGAGCGAGTGTTCGGCTGTGACCTTGGAGAACATTTGCTTAACTCGGGCCATGATG TCCCACAGGTCATCAGAAGCTGCACCGAGTTCATTGAGAGACATGGAGTCGTGGACGGAATTTACCGCTTATCTGGGATTTCGTCTAACATTCAGAAACTGAG ACATGAGTTTGACTCGGAGCATGTTCCAGATCTCACTAAGGACAGCTACATCCAGGACATTCACTCAATGGGATCGTTGTGCAAACTCTACTTCCGGGAGCTGCCCAACCCACTGCTGACCTACCAGCTATATGAGAAATTTTCA GATGCTGTCTCAGCAGCTACTGATGAGGAGAGGCTGGTCAAAGTCCATGACGTCATACAGCAGCTGCCTCCTCCACACTACAG GACTCTTGAGTTTCTCATGAGGCATTTATCACGTATGGGAACCTACAGTGCTGTCACCAACATGCACTGCAAAAACCTCGCAATTGTCTGGGCTCCAAaccttctcag GTCTAAACAGATTGAGTCGGCGTGTTTCAACGGCACCTCTGCCTTCTTGGAAGTTCGCGTTCAGTCGGTGGTTGTTGAGTTCATCCTTAATCACGTCGACGTTCTGTTCAGTCCCAAACTCAGCACTCTGATCCGCCACAGCACAG GGCACATGACTTTAGCTCGACCCAAGTCTCTACTGGTGAGCTCTCCATCCACCAAGCTGCTTTCTCTAGAGGAAGCCCAGGCCCGAACTCAAGCCCAGCTCATCTCTCCTGTGTCTCCGGACAGCAAGTACATTGATGTGGGAGAGGGGCCTGCCGCCCTGCAGGGCAAATTCCACACCGTTATAGACTTCCCTTCTGAGAG GAAAAAGGGCTCAACCAAGGTGAAGAAGTCTCCTGTGGGAAACTGGTTTTCCTTCTTTAATATGGGAAAGTCCTCTGCTACTGCCAAGCCCAAACTGCACCGTCACCCCAGTGAGCCCAGTGAGACGAAAACCGCTCCCCTTCCAG GCGGAAGAGGAGACAGTGGAACACTACGTTCTGCTAAAAGTGAAGAATCTCTTTCCTCTTCACATAACTTTGAAG GTGGATCAAATATCTATCGTCCACGTCGACCACTCTCCACCAGTGATGCTTTATCAGTCTCCTTCAGTGAGGAGCTGCTGGACAGCAGATTGACTGGAGACTCCCGGTCCAGTCTCAAAGACCACAAGAAGGACACGGTTTCCTCTTCCTCTTGTGTGCCAGCTCTAATTTCTCCACCCCACCCTGCAGCAGATTCTCAGTTTCTAGGCATAGCCTCCTTAGACATAGACCCACTGGCCTTTCAGTCCACGCAGCTGCTTGATCCCACTCCATCTGAAAGTAAGAAAAGAGGCAATCACAAAAAGGTGGGAGGCAGCCACATTGAGTCCAAGACTTCTGACAAAGTCACAAGTCCCTCCCAGCCACCTGATCTTATCCCACAGCGCTCTGAAGATGCAAATCACAAACCCTCTGAAGTGCCAGTCACCTCAAGTAATCTGGAACTGAGCAATTCTAAGACTGGCCATGAGAGCACCGCAAAGAGCTCCGTAGCAAAGAATAGTACCGTGTCCTGTCCTTCTGACATCATGTCCCTTGTGAAAAAGCCCAGTGTGTCCACAAAAGGTGGGGAAGGCCATCAGCGTTCTGCAAGCTTTTGCAAAGCAGAAAGTAGATCCACGGATGTCAAGCAGCACAGAAGAGCAGACTCGG GTGCAGTGACATTTGAATGCACTCCTGGGTTAGTGAGGTCTGTGTCTCTCATAACTCCCCAGCCTTCAGTAAAGAGTGCTGCTCGTATGCTTGCTCTAGCTCTAGCTGAATCTGCCCAGCAGGCCACTCGACTCAGCAAACGAGGAAGCTCTGAACCTCCCACACCTGTTTCTCCAGTTCATCATCAGTACCCACTCTTCACACTTCAGTTTCCTCCTCCTCTACAGACGTCCTCTGATAGAGAGGAGCGGTATGTGTCTAGCAGGACCTTACCAGATCCATCAAGCACCATGTCTACCGAGAGCCGCACCGATGCAGGCAGCCTACGCAGCACCTGCGCCTGCCATGACAGTGAGAGCGGACACAGCTTTTCTGATGGTTGTGATGCATCAGCTGGTGGCTTGTGCACTCATGTGCCCTGTCAGGATTTCTCTCCTCACAGAGATCCAGAGATTCAGCAGGCTCTAGAGAGCCAGACAGCTATGAGAGATAACATCCGTCATGTTGGAGTTGGTACAGATGGAGGTGGATCAAGCCTTGATGCGGAGATGGAGGTACATGGAAGTTTACAGCCAACTCCTTCAGATAGATTCTCTTCTTTGGATAGTCATTCAGCCATTGAAGCGCTGCACAACAAGCAGGCTGCTAATGCTGCCAACTTTCGAGCTATACTGGCAGAGACGTCCATGCCTGCTTCAGTGCACGAAGTTCTTCCACAAACTTCAAGTACTCCACCAAGTGTGGTATACCAGTACAAACCCAGAGACCAAAGGTCTGCTTTCTCCCAACAGTGGTCAAGTCCAGTTGGGCAAAGCACCCCTTATTATCAGCCTGATGATGGTCATCCCAATCCCAGAGTTCTCTCAAGAAACTACTGCAGTACCCTTGGGCCACGATCCCTGCACCAGTCCATTAAATATAAGGGTCAACGGGAAGACTACTCCTCAGCCGGTATCTATAAACATAGAGGACCAAGGTATCCACCATTGGATGGAGCCTCCGTTTACCCCACCATCCGCAGGGTGCGTTCAATGCACACTCCACCAGAGGACAAGTTCTTCTACCTCCAGCGTCAAGGCAGCCAGAGCAAAGCTTACCAAAAACCACCACCATCGGACATCCAGCAAGTGCGACCCTACTTTGAAGATGGGAAGGTTCAGTATAGGTACAGCCCCTATTCAGAGGCTCGACACAATCAATACAGAGAGAACAATCATGGAtacactctctcttacacactcaGCAAACTGCCCTCTCGTTCATCGAAGGTGATGGGTAGTACCGAGAACTACCACAAGCCTCTACGCAACCTTCCAATGAACAATGAGTCTGATTTCATGACCAGAGATGTCAGTCTCCAGCCAAAAGTGAAGAACCCGTCTCTCTACAAGGCTTTTAATTCTGCTTTATCTGAACGACATTTCAGTCAGTCCATTAGGCAGGAAAATGCAGCCAAAGAAAGGCCGTTGGGTCCAGTTGGGTCCCAGCCCCATCTTAGAAGAGGCGACCGTCAGTGCCAAGAAACGATGCACACTAGGAGCAGGTCAAACTCTGGGAAGGAGATGCTCATTTCAACTGAAGGGGCTGATGGGAAGTACAGGGTGACAATGGTGTCACATTATTCCCCTGAGCACCCACTTTCTGAGCCTGATATGCCTGTGCCCTCGAAGTCAGACAGGCATGGCAGTGGGCAGAGAGCCAGATCAGCTCTTAAAATGAAGCAGAGTCGATCCATGCACAACTATCCTCAACACAGGCTCGAATCCGTAGCACTGCCCCGCAACCTAACCCTACATAAGGAATACAGCTGCCCTGACTTCAAACAAACCGGGTCCAGTGATGGTTTTGGTGTTGCAAACCACAACCAGGACAGGCTGATGTATAAGACTCTCAGCAACTCTAAAGAAGACTACCAGTACATCCGTGCAATAAGCAGGGACCCTCAGAGGTCGAAGAGGTCACAGAGTGTTAAAACACGGCATCCAGCTGGTCAAGCGAAAATGACTCTGGAGCGGGACCACAGACTGTCGTTCTCTTCCCAAAGTAGGACAAGAACTCACAGTATGTTTGTGCCATCTCGCACGGACTATTCTGAAAGCTATGTATCCATACGTCCGAAAGCCCTTAAGACCAGTCGAGCCAGTTCGGGTGTTTGCCCAAGCTACGGCTGCATGCCGCTACACAGTAACAGACTTTATTCCACAGCTGTGGGCCACACGGGTTTTCATCAGAGAGAGCTCAGACCCGAGATGCAGATTTATGCCGAATGA
- the LOC128029297 gene encoding rho GTPase-activating protein 32 isoform X2, producing MLTAYISRLSAIADNKINCGPALTWMEIDNKGNHLLVHDESSINVPAVAAAHVIKRYIAQAADELSFEVGDIVSVIDMPPKEDTGWWRGKHGFQVGFFPSECVELISEKIPSNVTNSLAKPVSKKHGKLITFLRTFMKSRPTKQKLKQRGILKERVFGCDLGEHLLNSGHDVPQVIRSCTEFIERHGVVDGIYRLSGISSNIQKLRHEFDSEHVPDLTKDSYIQDIHSMGSLCKLYFRELPNPLLTYQLYEKFSDAVSAATDEERLVKVHDVIQQLPPPHYRTLEFLMRHLSRMGTYSAVTNMHCKNLAIVWAPNLLRSKQIESACFNGTSAFLEVRVQSVVVEFILNHVDVLFSPKLSTLIRHSTGHMTLARPKSLLVSSPSTKLLSLEEAQARTQAQLISPVSPDSKYIDVGEGPAALQGKFHTVIDFPSERKKGSTKVKKSPVGNWFSFFNMGKSSATAKPKLHRHPSEPSETKTAPLPGGRGDSGTLRSAKSEESLSSSHNFEGGSNIYRPRRPLSTSDALSVSFSEELLDSRLTGDSRSSLKDHKKDTVSSSSCVPALISPPHPAADSQFLGIASLDIDPLAFQSTQLLDPTPSESKKRGNHKKVGGSHIESKTSDKVTSPSQPPDLIPQRSEDANHKPSEVPVTSSNLELSNSKTGHESTAKSSVAKNSTVSCPSDIMSLVKKPSVSTKGGEGHQRSASFCKAESRSTDVKQHRRADSGAVTFECTPGLVRSVSLITPQPSVKSAARMLALALAESAQQATRLSKRGSSEPPTPVSPVHHQYPLFTLQFPPPLQTSSDREERYVSSRTLPDPSSTMSTESRTDAGSLRSTCACHDSESGHSFSDGCDASAGGLCTHVPCQDFSPHRDPEIQQALESQTAMRDNIRHVGVGTDGGGSSLDAEMEVHGSLQPTPSDRFSSLDSHSAIEALHNKQAANAANFRAILAETSMPASVHEVLPQTSSTPPSVVYQYKPRDQRSAFSQQWSSPVGQSTPYYQPDDGHPNPRVLSRNYCSTLGPRSLHQSIKYKGQREDYSSAGIYKHRGPRYPPLDGASVYPTIRRVRSMHTPPEDKFFYLQRQGSQSKAYQKPPPSDIQQVRPYFEDGKVQYRYSPYSEARHNQYRENNHGYTLSYTLSKLPSRSSKVMGSTENYHKPLRNLPMNNESDFMTRDVSLQPKVKNPSLYKAFNSALSERHFSQSIRQENAAKERPLGPVGSQPHLRRGDRQCQETMHTRSRSNSGKEMLISTEGADGKYRVTMVSHYSPEHPLSEPDMPVPSKSDRHGSGQRARSALKMKQSRSMHNYPQHRLESVALPRNLTLHKEYSCPDFKQTGSSDGFGVANHNQDRLMYKTLSNSKEDYQYIRAISRDPQRSKRSQSVKTRHPAGQAKMTLERDHRLSFSSQSRTRTHSMFVPSRTDYSESYVSIRPKALKTSRASSGVCPSYGCMPLHSNRLYSTAVGHTGFHQRELRPEMQIYAE from the exons ATGCTCACTGCATACATTTCCCGTCTTTCAGCCATCGCTGATAACAAGATCAACTGCGGGCCAGCTCTCACATGGATGGAG ATTGATAACAAAGGGAATCACCTGCTGGTTCATGATGAATCCTCTATTAATGTTCCCGCTGTAGCTGCGGCCCATGTCATAAAGCGCTACATCGCCCAAGCAGCAGATGAACTCTCTTTTGAG GTAGGAGACATAGTGTCAGTGATAGATATGCCTCCAAAAGAAGACACTGGCTGGTGGAGGGGCAAACATGGATTTCAA GTGGGATTCTTTCCttctgaatgtgtggaactcatTAGTGAGAAAATCCCTTCAAATGTGACCAACTCTTTGGCCAAACCAG TGTCTAAGAAGCACGGCAAGCTGATCACATTTCTGCGCACGTTCATGAAGTCGCGTCCCACCAAGCAGAAGCTGAAACAGCGAGGTATCCTGAAAGAGCGAGTGTTCGGCTGTGACCTTGGAGAACATTTGCTTAACTCGGGCCATGATG TCCCACAGGTCATCAGAAGCTGCACCGAGTTCATTGAGAGACATGGAGTCGTGGACGGAATTTACCGCTTATCTGGGATTTCGTCTAACATTCAGAAACTGAG ACATGAGTTTGACTCGGAGCATGTTCCAGATCTCACTAAGGACAGCTACATCCAGGACATTCACTCAATGGGATCGTTGTGCAAACTCTACTTCCGGGAGCTGCCCAACCCACTGCTGACCTACCAGCTATATGAGAAATTTTCA GATGCTGTCTCAGCAGCTACTGATGAGGAGAGGCTGGTCAAAGTCCATGACGTCATACAGCAGCTGCCTCCTCCACACTACAG GACTCTTGAGTTTCTCATGAGGCATTTATCACGTATGGGAACCTACAGTGCTGTCACCAACATGCACTGCAAAAACCTCGCAATTGTCTGGGCTCCAAaccttctcag GTCTAAACAGATTGAGTCGGCGTGTTTCAACGGCACCTCTGCCTTCTTGGAAGTTCGCGTTCAGTCGGTGGTTGTTGAGTTCATCCTTAATCACGTCGACGTTCTGTTCAGTCCCAAACTCAGCACTCTGATCCGCCACAGCACAG GGCACATGACTTTAGCTCGACCCAAGTCTCTACTGGTGAGCTCTCCATCCACCAAGCTGCTTTCTCTAGAGGAAGCCCAGGCCCGAACTCAAGCCCAGCTCATCTCTCCTGTGTCTCCGGACAGCAAGTACATTGATGTGGGAGAGGGGCCTGCCGCCCTGCAGGGCAAATTCCACACCGTTATAGACTTCCCTTCTGAGAG GAAAAAGGGCTCAACCAAGGTGAAGAAGTCTCCTGTGGGAAACTGGTTTTCCTTCTTTAATATGGGAAAGTCCTCTGCTACTGCCAAGCCCAAACTGCACCGTCACCCCAGTGAGCCCAGTGAGACGAAAACCGCTCCCCTTCCAG GCGGAAGAGGAGACAGTGGAACACTACGTTCTGCTAAAAGTGAAGAATCTCTTTCCTCTTCACATAACTTTGAAG GTGGATCAAATATCTATCGTCCACGTCGACCACTCTCCACCAGTGATGCTTTATCAGTCTCCTTCAGTGAGGAGCTGCTGGACAGCAGATTGACTGGAGACTCCCGGTCCAGTCTCAAAGACCACAAGAAGGACACGGTTTCCTCTTCCTCTTGTGTGCCAGCTCTAATTTCTCCACCCCACCCTGCAGCAGATTCTCAGTTTCTAGGCATAGCCTCCTTAGACATAGACCCACTGGCCTTTCAGTCCACGCAGCTGCTTGATCCCACTCCATCTGAAAGTAAGAAAAGAGGCAATCACAAAAAGGTGGGAGGCAGCCACATTGAGTCCAAGACTTCTGACAAAGTCACAAGTCCCTCCCAGCCACCTGATCTTATCCCACAGCGCTCTGAAGATGCAAATCACAAACCCTCTGAAGTGCCAGTCACCTCAAGTAATCTGGAACTGAGCAATTCTAAGACTGGCCATGAGAGCACCGCAAAGAGCTCCGTAGCAAAGAATAGTACCGTGTCCTGTCCTTCTGACATCATGTCCCTTGTGAAAAAGCCCAGTGTGTCCACAAAAGGTGGGGAAGGCCATCAGCGTTCTGCAAGCTTTTGCAAAGCAGAAAGTAGATCCACGGATGTCAAGCAGCACAGAAGAGCAGACTCGG GTGCAGTGACATTTGAATGCACTCCTGGGTTAGTGAGGTCTGTGTCTCTCATAACTCCCCAGCCTTCAGTAAAGAGTGCTGCTCGTATGCTTGCTCTAGCTCTAGCTGAATCTGCCCAGCAGGCCACTCGACTCAGCAAACGAGGAAGCTCTGAACCTCCCACACCTGTTTCTCCAGTTCATCATCAGTACCCACTCTTCACACTTCAGTTTCCTCCTCCTCTACAGACGTCCTCTGATAGAGAGGAGCGGTATGTGTCTAGCAGGACCTTACCAGATCCATCAAGCACCATGTCTACCGAGAGCCGCACCGATGCAGGCAGCCTACGCAGCACCTGCGCCTGCCATGACAGTGAGAGCGGACACAGCTTTTCTGATGGTTGTGATGCATCAGCTGGTGGCTTGTGCACTCATGTGCCCTGTCAGGATTTCTCTCCTCACAGAGATCCAGAGATTCAGCAGGCTCTAGAGAGCCAGACAGCTATGAGAGATAACATCCGTCATGTTGGAGTTGGTACAGATGGAGGTGGATCAAGCCTTGATGCGGAGATGGAGGTACATGGAAGTTTACAGCCAACTCCTTCAGATAGATTCTCTTCTTTGGATAGTCATTCAGCCATTGAAGCGCTGCACAACAAGCAGGCTGCTAATGCTGCCAACTTTCGAGCTATACTGGCAGAGACGTCCATGCCTGCTTCAGTGCACGAAGTTCTTCCACAAACTTCAAGTACTCCACCAAGTGTGGTATACCAGTACAAACCCAGAGACCAAAGGTCTGCTTTCTCCCAACAGTGGTCAAGTCCAGTTGGGCAAAGCACCCCTTATTATCAGCCTGATGATGGTCATCCCAATCCCAGAGTTCTCTCAAGAAACTACTGCAGTACCCTTGGGCCACGATCCCTGCACCAGTCCATTAAATATAAGGGTCAACGGGAAGACTACTCCTCAGCCGGTATCTATAAACATAGAGGACCAAGGTATCCACCATTGGATGGAGCCTCCGTTTACCCCACCATCCGCAGGGTGCGTTCAATGCACACTCCACCAGAGGACAAGTTCTTCTACCTCCAGCGTCAAGGCAGCCAGAGCAAAGCTTACCAAAAACCACCACCATCGGACATCCAGCAAGTGCGACCCTACTTTGAAGATGGGAAGGTTCAGTATAGGTACAGCCCCTATTCAGAGGCTCGACACAATCAATACAGAGAGAACAATCATGGAtacactctctcttacacactcaGCAAACTGCCCTCTCGTTCATCGAAGGTGATGGGTAGTACCGAGAACTACCACAAGCCTCTACGCAACCTTCCAATGAACAATGAGTCTGATTTCATGACCAGAGATGTCAGTCTCCAGCCAAAAGTGAAGAACCCGTCTCTCTACAAGGCTTTTAATTCTGCTTTATCTGAACGACATTTCAGTCAGTCCATTAGGCAGGAAAATGCAGCCAAAGAAAGGCCGTTGGGTCCAGTTGGGTCCCAGCCCCATCTTAGAAGAGGCGACCGTCAGTGCCAAGAAACGATGCACACTAGGAGCAGGTCAAACTCTGGGAAGGAGATGCTCATTTCAACTGAAGGGGCTGATGGGAAGTACAGGGTGACAATGGTGTCACATTATTCCCCTGAGCACCCACTTTCTGAGCCTGATATGCCTGTGCCCTCGAAGTCAGACAGGCATGGCAGTGGGCAGAGAGCCAGATCAGCTCTTAAAATGAAGCAGAGTCGATCCATGCACAACTATCCTCAACACAGGCTCGAATCCGTAGCACTGCCCCGCAACCTAACCCTACATAAGGAATACAGCTGCCCTGACTTCAAACAAACCGGGTCCAGTGATGGTTTTGGTGTTGCAAACCACAACCAGGACAGGCTGATGTATAAGACTCTCAGCAACTCTAAAGAAGACTACCAGTACATCCGTGCAATAAGCAGGGACCCTCAGAGGTCGAAGAGGTCACAGAGTGTTAAAACACGGCATCCAGCTGGTCAAGCGAAAATGACTCTGGAGCGGGACCACAGACTGTCGTTCTCTTCCCAAAGTAGGACAAGAACTCACAGTATGTTTGTGCCATCTCGCACGGACTATTCTGAAAGCTATGTATCCATACGTCCGAAAGCCCTTAAGACCAGTCGAGCCAGTTCGGGTGTTTGCCCAAGCTACGGCTGCATGCCGCTACACAGTAACAGACTTTATTCCACAGCTGTGGGCCACACGGGTTTTCATCAGAGAGAGCTCAGACCCGAGATGCAGATTTATGCCGAATGA